In a genomic window of Paraburkholderia phenazinium:
- a CDS encoding alpha/beta hydrolase codes for MAAAIQSATIAQTVQTELEAPGPMGPLRGTLLSPASRGAPVVLIVPGSGPTNRNGDGPNGLHTSTYQLLAEGLLSRGIASVRIDKRGMFGSASAIPDANDVTLQDYASDVHSWTATIRKRTGVSCVWVLGHSEGGLVALKAAQDSHDICGLILVATAGRPLGQVLREQLRSNPANAAILDNAMSILESLEAGHAVDATRIDPLLLPLFGPQIQRFLMSELTLDPATLLAGYTKPVLIMQGMRDLQVAPENAQRLKQADPRAELVFLPDANHVLKAVHTPDRSENLAAYTDPHLPLANNVVDAISTFVKNSTSDRQ; via the coding sequence ATGGCCGCAGCTATCCAATCCGCAACCATCGCGCAGACAGTACAAACCGAGCTTGAAGCACCCGGTCCAATGGGTCCCTTGCGTGGCACGCTGCTTTCGCCCGCAAGCCGCGGCGCGCCCGTCGTCCTGATCGTGCCGGGTTCTGGTCCGACCAACCGGAACGGCGACGGCCCAAACGGCCTTCACACCTCAACCTATCAATTGCTCGCTGAAGGACTGCTGAGCCGCGGTATCGCCTCGGTTCGAATCGATAAGCGAGGGATGTTCGGTAGCGCATCCGCCATACCCGATGCCAATGACGTCACCCTCCAGGACTACGCGAGCGACGTGCATTCGTGGACAGCGACTATCCGCAAGCGGACCGGCGTGTCTTGCGTCTGGGTGCTGGGTCATAGCGAAGGCGGCCTGGTGGCGCTAAAGGCCGCGCAAGACAGCCACGACATTTGCGGGCTAATCCTGGTCGCCACAGCAGGACGTCCGCTCGGGCAAGTGTTGAGGGAACAGTTACGATCGAACCCGGCAAATGCCGCGATTCTGGACAATGCCATGTCGATACTCGAATCCCTCGAAGCTGGGCACGCGGTGGACGCGACGAGGATCGATCCCCTCTTGCTGCCATTGTTCGGGCCACAAATTCAGCGTTTTCTCATGAGCGAATTGACACTTGATCCCGCTACCCTGCTGGCGGGTTACACCAAGCCCGTGCTCATTATGCAAGGCATGCGGGATCTTCAGGTCGCACCTGAAAATGCGCAACGGCTAAAGCAGGCGGATCCTCGGGCGGAGCTGGTGTTCCTCCCCGATGCCAATCATGTTTTGAAGGCTGTCCATACGCCTGACCGAAGCGAAAACCTCGCCGCCTATACGGACCCGCATCTTCCTTTAGCGAACAATGTCGTTGATGCGATTTCAACCTTCGTAAAGAACTCAACGAGTGATCGTCAATAG
- a CDS encoding GNAT family N-acetyltransferase, translating into MHLDLTDDPKADDEAFVIDQTRAYNRRFSQGGAQRLCVFARDDEDHIIGGLTAKTYWQYLDISFLWVDERHRKLGYATTLMLAAEAEARRRGCKQVIVDTFSFQAPEFYRKLGYSEWGRLTEMDGVHERHFFRKAL; encoded by the coding sequence ATGCACCTGGACCTTACCGACGATCCCAAGGCGGATGACGAAGCGTTTGTCATTGACCAGACCCGCGCGTACAACAGGCGTTTTTCGCAGGGCGGGGCACAACGACTTTGCGTATTCGCCCGTGATGATGAGGATCACATTATTGGCGGGCTGACCGCCAAGACCTACTGGCAGTATCTGGACATCTCTTTTCTTTGGGTTGACGAGCGTCACCGGAAGCTCGGTTATGCAACAACGCTAATGCTGGCCGCGGAGGCAGAGGCGCGGCGGCGTGGCTGTAAGCAGGTCATCGTCGATACTTTCAGTTTTCAGGCGCCGGAATTCTATCGAAAGCTAGGCTACTCCGAATGGGGCCGCCTCACTGAAATGGACGGCGTGCATGAGCGTCATTTCTTTCGCAAGGCGCTTTGA
- a CDS encoding GNAT family N-acetyltransferase: MDNVQLVIKPLTSNDAPAFKALRLKAILDSPAALWPTYEEEAGLTPQAIIERIRHNEHQIVFGAFSGLELIGIVGLRREPLAQVAHRAMLWGVFVDTAWRGSGVARKLLDTTVAHAREMKLLQLHLAVHTENPRAEGLYRSVGFERYGFEPRAIRIGDRFYDEHRMMLRLDD; this comes from the coding sequence GTGGACAACGTTCAACTCGTCATCAAGCCCTTGACCAGCAACGACGCACCGGCATTCAAGGCGCTCCGTCTAAAGGCCATTCTGGACTCCCCAGCAGCACTGTGGCCCACCTATGAAGAAGAAGCGGGACTCACACCTCAAGCCATCATCGAGCGGATTCGCCACAACGAGCATCAGATCGTATTCGGCGCGTTTAGCGGACTCGAGTTGATTGGCATTGTTGGCTTAAGGCGCGAGCCGCTGGCTCAGGTCGCTCATCGAGCCATGCTTTGGGGGGTCTTCGTTGACACGGCCTGGCGCGGCAGCGGTGTTGCCCGCAAATTGCTCGACACGACCGTTGCACACGCTCGCGAAATGAAGCTGCTGCAACTCCATCTCGCCGTACACACTGAGAATCCAAGGGCGGAAGGGTTGTATCGATCGGTCGGATTCGAGCGGTACGGTTTCGAACCGCGTGCCATACGCATCGGGGATCGCTTCTACGACGAGCACCGTATGATGCTGCGTCTGGACGACTAG
- a CDS encoding serine hydrolase — protein sequence MSEPDLSNLDSLVEEAMAHWQVPGLALAVVQGGEVIKLQAYGTRDMETRLPVTIDTQFMLCSLTKSFTAAGLGLLVDEGRLDWDTRVQDVLPNFQLYDPIASKNLTVHDLLTHQSGLPRHDRIWSPPGERSRADILEAMRYLQPSRGLREISQYCNLGYVVAGVVAEQISGQSWETFTTERLLRPLGFKHVSLSTQALETATDHASPHPRDAARVYRGRLWPMHAAPAGGINTSVSDMAKWLGFLLSQGEANGSQLLSKSVIQQMTTPQIYFEESEFSEIGTRHYGLGLRCEQYRGDRTVSHTGSLPGWGSMMSMMPEHRLGMVVLTNRDPGPVNELLIYSVFDRLRSHEPLDWLETFRERRRKALDAEETERRSREALRATWSEPARPLKDYVGDYAHPAYGEFSVFEDEDAGVVGWRWRGLTGVLLSCDGTTFELKEDGDPRFGPPLQVTFQFNADGVIDSLSSPLEPTVADIRFQRRGAAVSRG from the coding sequence ATGAGCGAACCCGATTTGAGCAACCTGGACAGTCTGGTCGAAGAGGCCATGGCGCACTGGCAAGTTCCCGGACTCGCGCTCGCAGTGGTACAGGGCGGCGAAGTCATCAAGCTGCAGGCTTATGGCACGCGCGATATGGAAACCCGTTTGCCCGTGACAATCGACACGCAGTTCATGCTTTGCTCCCTGACCAAGTCGTTCACGGCCGCCGGACTCGGCTTGCTCGTCGACGAGGGGCGGCTGGACTGGGACACGCGCGTCCAGGACGTATTGCCGAATTTCCAGCTCTACGATCCGATCGCCTCAAAGAACCTCACCGTACACGACCTGCTTACGCATCAAAGCGGCCTGCCGCGTCACGACAGGATCTGGTCGCCGCCGGGCGAGCGCTCGCGTGCCGACATTCTGGAGGCCATGCGTTACCTGCAGCCGAGTCGCGGGCTTCGCGAGATCAGCCAGTACTGCAATCTCGGCTACGTGGTGGCTGGCGTCGTGGCCGAGCAGATCAGCGGACAAAGCTGGGAGACCTTCACCACCGAACGCCTGCTGCGTCCGTTAGGCTTTAAGCATGTCAGCCTTTCGACGCAGGCACTTGAGACCGCAACCGATCATGCCTCGCCGCATCCCCGAGATGCCGCTCGCGTTTATCGAGGCAGGTTGTGGCCGATGCACGCGGCGCCCGCGGGAGGCATCAACACGTCCGTCTCGGACATGGCAAAGTGGTTAGGTTTCCTGCTTTCTCAAGGCGAAGCTAACGGATCTCAGCTACTGTCGAAAAGCGTCATACAGCAGATGACGACCCCGCAGATTTACTTTGAAGAATCGGAGTTCAGCGAGATCGGCACTCGCCACTATGGTTTGGGGCTTCGCTGCGAGCAGTATCGCGGTGATCGAACGGTCTCGCATACGGGGTCCCTGCCGGGATGGGGTTCGATGATGAGCATGATGCCCGAGCATCGTCTCGGCATGGTTGTCCTCACCAATCGCGATCCTGGTCCGGTGAACGAGCTATTGATCTATTCCGTCTTCGACCGCCTGCGCTCGCACGAACCTCTCGACTGGCTGGAGACGTTTCGCGAGAGGCGACGTAAAGCGCTCGACGCGGAAGAGACGGAGCGGCGCAGCCGCGAGGCGCTTAGGGCAACCTGGAGCGAACCTGCCCGGCCTTTGAAAGACTACGTCGGTGACTACGCGCACCCCGCATACGGCGAGTTCTCGGTGTTCGAAGATGAAGACGCGGGTGTAGTGGGCTGGCGCTGGCGAGGCTTGACTGGCGTCCTGCTAAGCTGCGACGGCACGACGTTCGAACTCAAGGAGGACGGCGATCCCCGCTTTGGCCCGCCTCTGCAAGTGACTTTCCAGTTCAATGCGGACGGCGTTATCGACAGCTTGAGTTCTCCGCTGGAACCAACCGTCGCAGACATCCGCTTCCAACGCCGCGGCGCTGCGGTGTCGCGCGGTTAA
- a CDS encoding LysR family transcriptional regulator: MDRFASIAVFVAAVDEGSLVAAGRRAGLSASMAGKYLSALEADLNVRLLQRSTRSLSLTEAGRAYYLRCKRILEELDDANSEASDAHSTARGTLRVAAPVTFGAMHMGDVVARYLESHPHVNIEVALDDRYVDLQNNGIDVAIRIGRLPDSQLVARRLAPCRMTVCASPAFLAREGVPATPEDLHRAPRLAFSEAVSMPEWTLTDEAGREHVVDGPHRMQANNMQMLLSATLAGVGIAYGPTFVFGPHIRAKELVVLLPGYRAPELTVHAVYPTARYVPSKVRRFIEYLADAFGDRPPWDAY; the protein is encoded by the coding sequence ATGGACCGTTTCGCGAGCATTGCCGTTTTTGTTGCAGCGGTGGACGAGGGCAGCCTGGTGGCGGCCGGCAGACGTGCCGGGCTGTCGGCATCCATGGCCGGGAAGTATCTGAGCGCGCTGGAGGCGGATCTGAACGTGCGCTTGCTGCAGCGGAGTACGCGCAGCCTGAGCCTCACGGAGGCCGGTCGCGCCTATTACCTTCGCTGCAAGCGGATTCTCGAAGAACTCGACGACGCCAACAGCGAAGCGAGCGACGCACACAGCACCGCGCGGGGGACCTTGCGTGTCGCTGCGCCGGTCACATTCGGCGCGATGCATATGGGCGATGTCGTGGCGCGGTATCTCGAGAGCCATCCCCACGTGAACATCGAGGTTGCGCTCGACGACCGGTATGTCGATCTGCAGAACAACGGCATTGATGTCGCTATCCGCATTGGCCGCTTGCCTGATTCTCAACTTGTCGCGCGGCGTCTCGCGCCATGCCGGATGACCGTCTGTGCCTCGCCGGCGTTTCTCGCGCGTGAAGGTGTGCCTGCCACGCCGGAGGATTTACATCGCGCGCCTCGTCTGGCATTCAGCGAGGCGGTCTCGATGCCTGAATGGACGCTGACCGACGAAGCGGGCCGCGAGCACGTGGTAGACGGGCCGCACCGGATGCAGGCCAACAACATGCAGATGCTGCTTTCGGCGACGCTCGCCGGAGTCGGTATTGCATACGGTCCCACGTTCGTGTTTGGACCGCACATCCGGGCGAAGGAACTGGTGGTACTGCTGCCCGGTTACCGTGCGCCCGAGTTGACCGTCCACGCGGTTTATCCGACCGCCCGCTACGTGCCGTCCAAGGTGCGCCGGTTTATCGAGTACCTTGCGGATGCATTCGGCGACCGGCCACCATGGGACGCGTATTAA
- a CDS encoding alpha/beta fold hydrolase, whose product MKIASNGIHLHVADQGNGTPAIVFLHYWGGSSRTWNNVIAALPKAYRTVAPDHRGWGDSDAPASGYALADFADDAQGVIDSLRLDQFVLVGHSMGGKIAQLLASRRPKGLAGLVMVAPSPPVPLVLPAEVRAQMESAYTSRASVEAAIDHMLTAKPLSAAHREQVIEDSLRGAPQAKAAWPLYASLEDITREVAAIDVPAIVIAGELDRVDSVETLRSQLLPHIPHARMQVVPGSGHLSPLEAPVEVAGFIQEFVESLAHP is encoded by the coding sequence ATGAAAATCGCATCGAACGGCATTCACCTCCACGTCGCCGATCAGGGCAACGGCACGCCCGCCATCGTGTTTTTGCACTACTGGGGCGGCTCGTCACGCACATGGAACAACGTCATCGCCGCACTACCGAAGGCCTACCGCACGGTCGCGCCCGATCACCGCGGCTGGGGAGACTCCGACGCCCCCGCTAGCGGCTACGCCCTCGCGGATTTCGCCGACGACGCGCAAGGTGTCATCGACTCGCTGCGGCTCGACCAGTTCGTGCTGGTAGGTCACTCAATGGGCGGCAAGATCGCACAACTGCTGGCGTCGCGTCGTCCCAAGGGACTCGCGGGACTGGTCATGGTTGCGCCTTCGCCTCCGGTGCCGCTGGTGCTTCCCGCCGAAGTGCGCGCACAGATGGAGAGCGCCTATACGTCTCGCGCGTCGGTCGAAGCAGCCATCGATCACATGCTTACCGCGAAACCGTTGAGCGCTGCACATCGCGAGCAGGTCATTGAAGACAGCCTGCGCGGCGCCCCTCAGGCCAAAGCCGCATGGCCGCTCTACGCGAGCCTCGAAGACATCACCAGGGAAGTTGCGGCGATCGACGTGCCTGCCATTGTCATCGCAGGAGAACTGGACCGGGTGGACAGTGTCGAAACGTTGCGCTCACAACTGCTTCCCCACATTCCGCACGCGCGCATGCAGGTGGTGCCGGGCAGCGGCCACCTGTCACCGCTCGAGGCGCCGGTTGAAGTGGCCGGGTTCATTCAGGAGTTTGTCGAATCGCTTGCACATCCCTAA